Proteins co-encoded in one Pocillopora verrucosa isolate sample1 chromosome 1, ASM3666991v2, whole genome shotgun sequence genomic window:
- the LOC131786131 gene encoding vesicle-associated membrane protein 7B-like → MSIIYSLIARGTTVLVDYTESSGNFQQITGSILQKIPLHDDTKCTYVSGSYHFHVIVDDGLVYLCMADEDFGKRQPYAFLEEIKRRFVNSSLKQRAISAHAYEFRRDFGQVLASQMSLYSDPGYDESDQIAKVQKEVNEVKDVMTQNIEKVLERGEKIDVLVGKTEELDHSSQVFHRQAKRLRREMWWKNKKICLILVFVVAIIIAVIVLAILGVEGKL, encoded by the exons ATGTCGATCATTTACAGTCTCATAGCCCGCGGTACTACTGTTCTAGTCGACTACACAGAATCTAGTGGTAACTTCCAACAGATAACAGGTTCAATTTTGCAAAAGATTCCCTTGCACGATGATACGAAGTGCACGTACGTTTCTGGAAG cTACCATTTTCATGTGATAGTTGATGATGGTCTTGTTTATCTTTGTATGGCTGATGAGGACTTTGGAAAGAGACAGCCATATGCATTCCTAGAGGAG ATAAAAAGAAGATTTGTTAACAGTTCACTGAAGCAAAGAGCAATTTCAGCTCATGCATATGAATTCAGACGAGATTTTGGACAAGTACTGGCTAGTCAAATG TCATTATACTCTGATCCTGGATACGATGAGTCAGACCAGATTGCTAAAGTTCAGAAGGAAGTTAATGAGGTCAAAGATGTCATGACTCAAAATATAG AAAAAGTACTTGAAAGAGGTGAGAAGATCGATGTTCTTGTGGGAAAGACAGAGGAACTGGATCATAGT tcTCAGGTGTTTCacagacaagcaaaaaggttacGCAGAGAAATGTGGTGGAAGAACAAGAAGATCTGCCTCATTTTGGTTTTTGTAGTAGCCATCATAATTGCAGTAATTGTACTGGCTATTCTTGGTGTTGAAGGAAAGCTTTAA